The following coding sequences are from one Gammaproteobacteria bacterium window:
- a CDS encoding DUF493 family protein, with protein sequence MDTNFDEILDFPCDFGFRIMGLAQDELPNVVNAVFDLHAPGDYKQKPGIRASSSGKYNSISYTVRVQSKQQIELLYTELSAIDIVRYVL encoded by the coding sequence ATGGACACAAATTTTGATGAAATTCTCGATTTTCCTTGTGACTTTGGCTTTCGTATCATGGGCCTAGCTCAAGATGAATTACCAAATGTTGTTAACGCAGTTTTTGATTTGCATGCCCCTGGCGACTATAAGCAAAAGCCTGGCATTCGAGCGAGCAGTAGCGGAAAATATAACTCAATTTCATATACTGTGCGCGTACAAAGCAAACAACAAATCGAGTTACTTTATACCGAACTTTCGGCGATCGATATTGTACGTTACGTGCTTTAG
- the lipB gene encoding lipoyl(octanoyl) transferase LipB: MSNNGAAPANNLVIRQLNRRDYESVWHAMQDYTDTRDAQSRDEIWLVEHDPIFTQGQAGKEEHLLFPGDIPVVKVDRGGQVTYHGPGQLVAYFLLDIRRLKCGVRDLVTHIEQSLVELLNIYDIKAYPKPDAPGVYVDGKKIASLGLRIRKGCSFHGLALNVDMDLGPFKRINPCGYSGLEMVQINDLSGPIELASVEKNLTKIIAQRLGYINLEHVTGFTHE, translated from the coding sequence ATGTCAAATAACGGCGCAGCACCAGCGAACAATTTAGTTATCCGACAATTAAATCGTCGGGATTACGAATCAGTCTGGCATGCAATGCAAGACTATACTGATACGCGTGATGCACAATCACGTGATGAAATCTGGTTGGTTGAACACGATCCGATTTTTACCCAGGGACAAGCAGGTAAAGAAGAGCATCTCTTATTTCCCGGCGATATTCCGGTGGTAAAGGTCGATCGTGGCGGTCAAGTAACCTATCATGGACCGGGCCAATTAGTCGCTTATTTCTTATTAGATATTCGCCGGTTAAAGTGTGGCGTTCGTGACTTGGTGACCCATATTGAACAAAGCTTAGTTGAATTGCTCAATATCTATGATATAAAGGCGTACCCAAAACCCGATGCACCCGGCGTATATGTCGATGGTAAAAAAATAGCCAGTCTCGGATTACGAATTCGCAAGGGCTGTTCCTTCCACGGATTGGCCCTTAATGTTGATATGGATCTCGGCCCGTTTAAACGGATAAACCCTTGTGGTTACAGCGGTCTTGAAATGGTCCAAATCAATGATCTTAGCGGTCCCATTGAGTTGGCGTCGGTTGAGAAAAATTTAACCAAGATTATTGCCCAACGCTTAGGTTATATTAATCTAGAGCACGTTACAGGATTCACCCATGAGTAA